One part of the Phaenicophaeus curvirostris isolate KB17595 chromosome 2, BPBGC_Pcur_1.0, whole genome shotgun sequence genome encodes these proteins:
- the MAS1 gene encoding proto-oncogene Mas, whose translation MDESNIMFHPSEGTENISMHRNISTQERVWEILTPLWVIVIISFLGFCENGIVLWCLCFQIKRNPFTAYIMHLSIADISLLLCTFILSIEYIAGFGFAYGLYYYITTTLSIIFLLGYNTGLYLLTAISIERCLSIVYPIWYRCHRSQHQSATVCAILWTLSFLMTVSEYLTCKDDSTKEQFDDGKHCQALLIFTWILTFMIFIPLMIVSSLILVIRIHRNSLRPHSSKLYIIIVATVIVFLIFAMPMRLLYLLNYHHWSSLLSQQNHVTIVLSTVNSSINPLVYFFVGSSKKKRFKESLKVVLSRALADGLRPRSQEVGMSLDIAETIF comes from the coding sequence ATGGATGAGTCAAACATAATGTTTCATCCCAGCGAAGGCACAGAGAACATCTCAAtgcacagaaacatttctaCACAGGAAAGGGTCTGGGAGATATTGACCCCACTTTGGGTAATTGTGATCATCTCCTTCCTGGGTTTTTGTGAAAATGGAATTGTCCTCTGGTGCCTCTGCTTCCAGATCAAAAGAAACCCATTCACTGCGTACATCATGCACCTGTCCATTGCTGATATCTCCTTACTGCTTTGTACTTTTATTCTGTCAATTGAGTACATTGCCGGTTTTGGATTCGCATATGGATTATACTATTATATAACCACCACACTATCTATTATCTTCCTTCTTGGATACAATACTGGTCTGTATCTCCTGACAGCCATCAGTATTGAGAGGTGTCTGTCTATTGTCTACCCCATCTGGTACCGATGCCACCGGTCACAGCATCAATCGGCAACTGTTTGTGCAATTCTGTGGACTCTGTCTTTTCTGATGACAGTATCTGAATACTTAACATGCAAAGATGATTCAACGAAGGAACAATTCGACGATGGCAAACATTGCCAAGCACTGCTCATCTTCACATGGATCCTGACTTTCATGATTTTCATTCCTCTAATGATTGTATCCAGCCTGATCTTGGTTATCAGAATTCACCGTAACTCCCTGAGACCTCATTCGTCAAAGCTCTACATCATCATTGTGGCCACGGTCATTGTCTTCCTCATCTTTGCCATGCCCATGAGGCTGTTGTATCTTCTGAATTACCACCACTGGTCGTCTTTGCTCAGCCAGCAGAACCACGTCACCATTGTTCTCTCCACCGTTAACAGTAGCATCAACCCCCTTGTTTACTTCTTCGTaggaagcagcaagaaaaagagGTTCAAGGAAAGTCTCAAAGTGGTTCTTAGTAGAGCACTCGCTGATGGGTTGCGGCCGAGAAGCCAGGAAGTTGGCATGAGTTTGGATATAGCTGAAACAATTTTCTAA